Sequence from the Chlamydiales bacterium genome:
TACCCTGAACCTCTAACAAAGCAGATGTTCGAAGTCGCTTATTAAATTCAGAAGTCGACGTACACACCTTGCAATTGCAACCAATAACAGGAACACCTGTAGAGGCTCCGGTACCTAGTAATGTAAATGTTCCTTGCATTATTCACCCATAAACTTGACAATTAATGCCCCAGTATAAAACCAACATGTTTAACATGCAAATAGCCATTATCGGAGCTGGTTTTGCAGGACTTGCTCTTTGCTACTATCTCTCTCTAGAAAAAAATTCTTCTGTCACCATTTTTGATCCTTTCGATAGCAAGAAAAGCGCCTCTTTCTCATCCTCTGGTCTTCTACATCCTTTTGGAGGAGCTCACTGCAAAAAAACATGGCTTGCAAATGAATGCATGCATAAAGCAAATGAGCTCATTTCCACCGTAGAAACTAATTTAAAAATAACAGTTGCAAACCGCTCTGGTATTTTAAGACCTGTAATTAAAGCCTGTCAACTAGACGACTTTCAAAAAGCAAGTACATTACACGAAGATGCAATTTGGTGGGATCAAGAAACATGTTTAAAAAAAATTCCTTATCTTATCTCCCAGGGAGGACTTTTTATTCCTTCTGGAATTTCTATCGACTCTGAACAATATATTGATGGATTAAAAATATGCTGTAAACAAAATGGCGCTATATTCAAAACTCAAACATTTTCTAATTCCCAAGAATTTCATTCATTTGATGCAATTGTTGCATGTACAGGATCTGCTACTACAGACCTGCCAGGTTTTCACCATTTACCCCTACATTTTGTGAAGGGGCAATTAATCGAACTTAGTTGGCCACAAGAGTTAAAACCCCTCACCTACAGCCTAGTTTCAGATGGGTATATAACCATGACCTCTTCTAAACAATCCTGCATCGTAGGGGCCACTTATGAAAGAAATTATACTGACGCATGTACAACCAAAGCTGCAGAAATGGAACTTCGCAAAAAAGCAGAAGCCTTTATTCCGCAACTAGAAAACGCCCCTCTAATTTCTCAAAAAGCAGGCATTCGCGCCTTTTCACCAAACAACATACATCCCATTATTGGAAGAGTAGACACCTCTACAAAAGCTAATCTTTGGGTATTTACAGGACTTGGGTCTAAAGGCATGCTACAACATGCCTACTTTGGCGCAAACCTAGCGAGGGCAATTATAGAAAATAATCCAGAGATCCTTCCAAAAGAAGTGCGCTATCGATTGTGATTCTTACATGCAACATGTGCTTCTGCTGCAAAGTTAAAGAAAAATACAACAAAAGGACTTAAAAACAACGCCATAGGAAGC
This genomic interval carries:
- a CDS encoding FAD-binding oxidoreductase, which translates into the protein MQIAIIGAGFAGLALCYYLSLEKNSSVTIFDPFDSKKSASFSSSGLLHPFGGAHCKKTWLANECMHKANELISTVETNLKITVANRSGILRPVIKACQLDDFQKASTLHEDAIWWDQETCLKKIPYLISQGGLFIPSGISIDSEQYIDGLKICCKQNGAIFKTQTFSNSQEFHSFDAIVACTGSATTDLPGFHHLPLHFVKGQLIELSWPQELKPLTYSLVSDGYITMTSSKQSCIVGATYERNYTDACTTKAAEMELRKKAEAFIPQLENAPLISQKAGIRAFSPNNIHPIIGRVDTSTKANLWVFTGLGSKGMLQHAYFGANLARAIIENNPEILPKEVRYRL